From the genome of Candidatus Rokuibacteriota bacterium, one region includes:
- the rpsS gene encoding 30S ribosomal protein S19: MGRSLSKGPYVEARLQSRIEDLNRARQKKVLKTWSRRSTVLPEFVGHTLAVHNGKKFIPVYITENMVGHRLGEFALTRTFKAHGASEKAATSPTGKA, encoded by the coding sequence ATGGGCCGCTCGCTGAGCAAGGGACCGTACGTCGAGGCCCGGCTGCAGAGTCGGATCGAGGATCTCAACCGCGCGCGCCAGAAGAAGGTGCTGAAGACCTGGTCGCGCCGCTCCACCGTCCTGCCGGAGTTCGTCGGCCACACGCTGGCCGTCCACAACGGGAAGAAGTTCATCCCCGTCTACATCACCGAGAACATGGTCGGGCATCGGCTGGGCGAGTTCGCCCTGACGCGGACCTTCAAGGCGCACGGCGCGTCGGAGAAGGCCGCGACCTCCCCCACGGGAAAGGCCTGA